From one Treponema denticola genomic stretch:
- a CDS encoding 3-dehydroquinate synthase yields MDSFSFTTVQGKTEVFYCDEPFLPLVGTSGGMYIADSNTAPIARESKNFRPDLPLAIIEAGEENKNFTSLVSILKIALDAGLSRNSVFIGVGGGLICDLTAFAASVYMRGAKCKLVPTSLLAMADAAIGGKTAINFDGYKNMVGTFFKADEVYISPKVLKSLSEPEYLSGMSEIFKIGLLYSKDIYEAFRMQREKILTRDEGLCLELVKKAVEAKAQVVSRDFDEKNERAFLNLGHTFGHALESVLNFSKISHGEAVSWGISKAMLLGKKLGLTDSSYADDVCAIIHSYSRIDAPVLYDKEKVLLTMKKDKKNIDAKIRLILQKNICETFIYEASEKDIREVL; encoded by the coding sequence ATGGATAGTTTTAGTTTTACAACGGTTCAAGGGAAAACCGAAGTATTTTACTGCGATGAGCCTTTTTTACCGCTTGTAGGTACATCCGGCGGGATGTACATCGCCGATTCCAATACTGCTCCTATTGCAAGAGAGTCAAAGAACTTCCGTCCGGACCTTCCCTTGGCTATAATTGAAGCCGGAGAAGAAAATAAAAATTTTACTTCCCTTGTGTCTATTTTAAAAATAGCCCTTGATGCGGGCTTAAGCCGGAACTCTGTTTTTATCGGGGTTGGGGGAGGGCTTATCTGCGATTTAACTGCCTTTGCTGCTTCGGTTTATATGAGGGGGGCAAAATGCAAGCTTGTTCCTACCAGTCTTTTGGCTATGGCGGATGCAGCCATCGGCGGAAAAACTGCAATAAATTTTGACGGTTATAAAAACATGGTAGGAACTTTTTTTAAGGCTGATGAAGTTTACATAAGCCCAAAGGTCTTAAAAAGTTTAAGCGAGCCGGAATATCTTTCAGGTATGTCCGAGATATTTAAGATTGGGCTTTTATATTCTAAAGATATTTATGAGGCCTTTAGGATGCAAAGGGAAAAAATATTAACTAGAGATGAAGGCCTTTGCTTGGAGCTTGTCAAAAAGGCTGTTGAAGCAAAAGCTCAGGTTGTAAGCCGTGATTTTGATGAAAAAAATGAAAGAGCTTTTTTAAATTTGGGGCACACCTTTGGCCATGCGCTGGAATCCGTCTTAAATTTTTCAAAGATTTCGCACGGAGAGGCTGTTTCTTGGGGAATATCAAAAGCGATGCTCTTAGGTAAAAAATTAGGCTTAACTGATTCTTCTTATGCTGATGATGTTTGCGCTATTATACATTCTTATAGCCGCATAGATGCTCCGGTCTTATATGATAAGGAGAAGGTTCTTTTAACAATGAAAAAAGATAAAAAAAATATAGATGCTAAAATCCGTTTGATTT
- a CDS encoding 5'-methylthioadenosine/adenosylhomocysteine nucleosidase has protein sequence MKIGIFGAEEQEVKLLKKHLVGEIRKIAGLSFFAGTIMGKEVVLVCSGIGKVNAALCCQILISEFKVDAVINTGAAGGLIEGLKVFDIVVSSEAVQHDVDATVFGYPIGQVPMTKSPFWPADKKLKNLAVKAFKAMQKESDDERIKNLKLIEGLIASGDTFVSDKKLRERIIKEFNPACVEMEGAAAAQVCRINKIPFLILRSISDTAGKDEAAKISYDVFSAQAAKNSSLLVLQMLKML, from the coding sequence ATGAAGATAGGAATTTTTGGTGCTGAAGAGCAGGAAGTTAAACTTTTAAAAAAACATTTAGTTGGGGAAATTCGAAAAATTGCCGGTCTTAGTTTTTTTGCAGGAACGATAATGGGAAAGGAAGTTGTACTTGTTTGCAGCGGAATAGGTAAGGTCAATGCGGCTCTGTGCTGCCAAATTCTTATTTCGGAATTTAAGGTTGATGCCGTAATAAACACCGGGGCGGCCGGAGGGCTGATAGAGGGCTTAAAAGTTTTTGATATTGTTGTATCCTCTGAAGCGGTTCAGCATGATGTAGATGCAACAGTCTTCGGCTATCCTATTGGTCAGGTGCCTATGACAAAGTCTCCTTTTTGGCCTGCCGATAAAAAGCTTAAAAACCTTGCCGTTAAGGCTTTTAAGGCTATGCAAAAAGAAAGTGATGATGAGCGTATAAAGAATTTAAAACTTATTGAAGGCCTCATTGCTTCAGGGGATACCTTTGTTTCAGATAAAAAACTTAGGGAAAGGATTATCAAAGAATTTAATCCTGCCTGTGTTGAAATGGAAGGGGCCGCAGCAGCTCAAGTGTGCAGAATAAATAAAATTCCTTTTTTAATTTTAAGGAGTATTTCTGATACGGCCGGTAAGGACGAAGCTGCTAAAATTTCTTATGATGTTTTTTCGGCACAGGCAGCAAAGAATTCCTCTCTTTTGGTGCTGCAAATGCTTAAAATGCTTTAA
- a CDS encoding DUF6672 family protein, whose amino-acid sequence MRIQSKKTVLAIRIILPILYVLLLILMFTLGRTHAVLFENKKADDGSFKAFDSIEVSFNGQEPLELFKGDRDQVLLRGQKHKVVIRFTDGRDDFVGEFRIPLFQDTVLLSLPALVENLPSAVKPFELYSEPTKE is encoded by the coding sequence ATGAGAATACAATCGAAAAAAACGGTTTTAGCAATAAGAATTATTTTACCTATTCTTTATGTTTTGCTGCTTATACTTATGTTTACTCTGGGCAGAACTCACGCAGTTTTATTTGAAAACAAAAAAGCCGATGACGGCAGCTTTAAGGCCTTTGATTCTATTGAGGTCAGCTTTAACGGACAAGAACCCTTGGAGCTTTTTAAGGGCGATAGGGATCAAGTTCTTTTGAGGGGCCAAAAGCACAAGGTCGTTATAAGATTTACTGACGGAAGAGATGACTTTGTCGGAGAATTTAGAATTCCTCTTTTTCAAGATACCGTCTTATTGTCACTTCCTGCCTTGGTAGAAAATTTACCTTCGGCCGTAAAACCTTTCGAGTTATATAGCGAGCCTACAAAAGAATAG
- a CDS encoding ABC transporter permease subunit, translating into MNKITEKLNRKLKKFSALDFLADNLVSLLFLLISFVAIPVSGLSAHHIIGEILTRIGRNSFLVFSLILPIMAGMGINFGMVLGAMAGQIGLIFAMDWGIGGIYGLVFAALIGMPLSVLLGWVAGSILNKARGREMVTSYILGFFFNGVYQFFVLYLMGSVIPMHNRAIKLSRGFGVRNTLELAPVRQVLDTTFSFNIAGLRIPVLSYLIIIALCLFIVWFRKTKLGQDMRAIGQNQSVSNSAGIAVEHTRIISIIISTVLACIGQIIFLQNMGNMSTYNAHDQTGFFAAAAILVGGASVSRVSIKNVFIGVVLLHFLYIVTPMAGQQLLGSAMIGEYFRDFAGYAAIALSLVLYAARNQRNAEKKRSELRLQAEGEKK; encoded by the coding sequence ATGAATAAAATAACGGAAAAATTAAATAGAAAATTAAAGAAATTTTCGGCACTCGATTTTTTGGCTGATAATCTTGTTTCGCTTCTTTTCTTATTGATTTCTTTTGTGGCTATTCCCGTATCCGGACTTTCTGCCCATCATATTATCGGTGAGATTTTAACTCGAATAGGAAGGAACTCCTTTTTGGTGTTCTCCCTTATCTTGCCGATTATGGCCGGTATGGGTATAAACTTCGGTATGGTTTTAGGTGCCATGGCAGGGCAGATAGGCTTAATCTTTGCAATGGACTGGGGTATCGGCGGTATTTACGGCTTGGTGTTTGCAGCCTTGATAGGGATGCCTCTTTCGGTACTGCTCGGTTGGGTTGCCGGCTCAATATTAAACAAAGCAAGAGGCCGTGAAATGGTAACAAGTTATATCTTGGGCTTTTTCTTTAACGGTGTATATCAGTTCTTTGTTTTGTATCTTATGGGTTCGGTTATACCGATGCACAATAGAGCTATAAAACTTTCGCGCGGTTTTGGCGTGCGGAATACTCTTGAGCTTGCTCCTGTAAGACAGGTATTGGATACGACTTTCTCATTCAATATAGCAGGGTTACGTATACCAGTCTTATCCTATCTTATCATTATTGCTCTTTGTTTATTTATCGTATGGTTTAGAAAAACAAAACTTGGACAGGATATGAGGGCAATCGGACAAAATCAATCGGTTTCAAATTCGGCCGGTATCGCCGTTGAACACACGAGGATTATTTCGATTATAATTTCGACTGTATTGGCCTGTATAGGACAGATTATTTTCTTGCAGAATATGGGAAATATGAGCACTTACAATGCCCACGACCAGACGGGCTTTTTTGCCGCCGCCGCTATCTTGGTTGGAGGCGCTTCGGTCAGCAGGGTAAGTATAAAGAATGTTTTTATAGGCGTTGTTCTCCTCCACTTCTTGTACATTGTTACCCCAATGGCAGGTCAACAGCTTCTTGGTTCTGCAATGATTGGAGAATACTTTAGAGACTTTGCCGGTTATGCGGCAATAGCTCTTTCATTGGTGCTCTATGCTGCAAGAAATCAGAGAAATGCGGAGAAGAAACGTTCCGAATTGCGTTTGCAAGCTGAAGGAGAAAAAAAATGA
- a CDS encoding ABC transporter permease subunit, whose amino-acid sequence MEKFKKILADFGIPRIIILLFLLSLFIIAPFVKVSIGASLSDVANRFGMNALMVLAMVPMIQTGCGLNFGLSLGVLGGLLGSTLAMQFGLVGIAGFFTAVFLTIIFSGIIGLGYSQILNKVKGEEMTIAMYIGFASVTFMAILWIVLPYSNPSMVWAYSGQGLRTTITLDGYWVNILNDFLPIKIGSFKFPTGVILFCAVCMFLMKLFMKTRTGTALTAVGSNPDFARASGVSINRARTISIVLSTICGGIGILLYQQSFGFIQLYKAPLFMAFPAVAAILIGGASVNKASILNVVIGTVLFQGILSMTPSVINSILQTDMSEVIRIVLSNGMILYALTRKTQKTR is encoded by the coding sequence ATGGAAAAGTTTAAAAAAATACTTGCGGATTTCGGTATACCTAGAATAATTATTCTATTATTTCTTCTCAGCCTTTTTATAATTGCCCCCTTTGTTAAGGTAAGCATAGGAGCATCTCTTTCGGACGTTGCAAACCGTTTCGGTATGAATGCCTTGATGGTTTTAGCTATGGTTCCGATGATTCAAACAGGCTGCGGTTTAAACTTCGGTCTTTCATTAGGAGTTTTGGGAGGCTTACTAGGTTCTACTTTAGCAATGCAATTCGGGCTTGTCGGTATTGCAGGCTTTTTTACTGCCGTGTTTCTAACAATTATTTTTTCAGGAATAATAGGCTTAGGTTATAGTCAAATATTGAATAAGGTTAAAGGAGAAGAGATGACAATAGCCATGTATATCGGCTTTGCATCGGTTACCTTTATGGCTATTTTGTGGATAGTGCTTCCTTATTCAAATCCGAGTATGGTTTGGGCTTATTCGGGACAGGGCTTGCGTACAACAATAACTCTTGATGGGTATTGGGTAAATATTTTAAATGATTTTTTACCCATTAAAATCGGCTCTTTCAAATTCCCTACAGGTGTAATATTGTTCTGTGCAGTATGTATGTTCTTAATGAAGCTTTTTATGAAAACGAGAACAGGTACGGCATTGACGGCTGTCGGCTCAAATCCTGATTTTGCAAGGGCAAGCGGCGTAAGTATAAACAGGGCAAGAACTATAAGTATAGTCCTTTCGACGATATGCGGAGGAATAGGAATCTTATTGTATCAGCAAAGTTTTGGTTTTATTCAGCTTTATAAGGCCCCGCTTTTTATGGCCTTTCCTGCAGTAGCCGCTATTCTTATAGGCGGAGCTTCGGTCAATAAGGCTTCAATTTTAAATGTCGTTATAGGTACTGTTCTGTTTCAGGGAATTTTGTCGATGACCCCTTCAGTTATAAACAGTATTTTGCAGACCGATATGTCCGAGGTTATCCGAATTGTGCTTTCAAACGGTATGATTTTATATGCTCTGACAAGAAAAACACAAAAGACGAGGTAA
- a CDS encoding sugar ABC transporter ATP-binding protein has product MNDNKDFLTLENITKDFSGTQVLQGVNFSLKRGEIIGLVGENGAGKTTLMSILFGMPVINDTGGYGGRILIEGNEVKFKSPFDALDAGIGMVHQEFSLIPGFSATENIMLNRELQTPSILSDLFTPRLSLLKRKEMNDRAQAVLNELGVSIDARTLISEMPVGHKQFTEIAREIDRDNVKLLVLDEPTAVLTESEADILLAAVKKLADKGIAVIFISHRLQEVIDICDRVVILRDGKTIQDKKTSEITIPEIAAGMVGREISNTEKKDKEKKTGPVVLDVKNLWVDMPGEIVRNVNFSVHEGEIFGIGGLAGQGKVGIPNGIMGIFPAGGTVTFKGKELSLNNTKQALLDGLAFVSEDRRGVGLLLDESLEWNIAFTAIQSKRAYLKSYLGGLLKIRDEKAMKSLADKYIDMLQIRCTGSHQKAKELSGGNQQKICLAKAFCLEPEILFVAEPTRGIDVGAKALVLDALRKINKELGTTIIMISSELEELRSVCDRVAIVFHGEISGILPPEEKPAEFALYMAGVK; this is encoded by the coding sequence ATGAATGACAATAAAGATTTTTTGACATTGGAAAATATCACAAAAGATTTTTCCGGTACACAGGTTCTGCAAGGTGTGAATTTTTCGTTAAAAAGAGGAGAAATAATCGGTTTGGTAGGAGAAAACGGGGCCGGTAAAACAACTCTGATGAGCATCTTGTTTGGAATGCCTGTTATTAACGATACAGGAGGATATGGCGGCCGTATTTTGATTGAGGGAAACGAAGTCAAATTTAAGTCGCCTTTTGATGCTTTGGATGCAGGAATCGGAATGGTTCACCAAGAATTTTCACTGATTCCCGGGTTTTCTGCAACGGAAAATATAATGTTGAACAGGGAATTACAAACCCCTTCTATCCTTTCGGACTTATTTACCCCCCGATTAAGTTTATTAAAAAGAAAAGAAATGAATGATAGAGCTCAAGCCGTTTTAAACGAGCTTGGCGTTTCAATAGATGCCCGCACATTAATTTCGGAAATGCCTGTAGGCCATAAGCAATTTACCGAAATTGCACGCGAAATAGACAGAGATAATGTAAAACTTTTGGTTTTAGATGAGCCGACTGCCGTTTTAACCGAATCCGAGGCGGATATTCTTTTAGCGGCAGTAAAAAAACTTGCAGATAAGGGAATAGCCGTAATTTTTATTTCGCATAGATTGCAGGAAGTTATAGATATATGCGATAGAGTTGTAATCCTAAGAGACGGAAAAACGATTCAAGATAAAAAAACAAGCGAGATAACAATTCCTGAAATTGCTGCAGGTATGGTAGGCCGCGAAATTTCCAATACGGAAAAAAAAGACAAGGAAAAAAAGACAGGGCCTGTAGTGCTTGATGTAAAAAATCTTTGGGTCGATATGCCCGGTGAGATTGTCCGAAATGTAAACTTTTCCGTTCACGAAGGCGAAATCTTCGGTATAGGCGGTCTTGCAGGTCAAGGAAAGGTCGGTATTCCCAACGGAATTATGGGTATCTTCCCGGCCGGAGGAACTGTAACATTTAAAGGAAAGGAGCTCTCGTTAAATAATACTAAGCAGGCCTTACTGGACGGATTAGCATTTGTTTCTGAAGACAGACGAGGTGTAGGTCTTCTTCTTGATGAAAGCCTTGAGTGGAATATCGCTTTTACGGCTATTCAATCTAAAAGAGCATATCTAAAAAGTTATTTGGGCGGCCTTCTTAAAATAAGAGATGAAAAAGCGATGAAATCTCTGGCAGACAAATATATAGATATGCTTCAAATACGATGTACGGGAAGTCATCAAAAGGCAAAGGAGCTTTCGGGCGGAAATCAGCAAAAGATTTGTTTAGCTAAGGCTTTTTGCCTTGAGCCTGAGATTCTTTTTGTTGCAGAACCTACGCGAGGTATTGACGTAGGTGCAAAGGCCCTTGTTTTGGATGCCTTGAGAAAAATAAATAAGGAACTCGGTACTACAATCATTATGATTTCAAGTGAGCTGGAAGAGCTCCGTTCCGTCTGCGACAGGGTTGCAATCGTTTTCCACGGAGAGATTTCAGGAATTTTGCCGCCGGAAGAAAAACCGGCAGAATTTGCTTTATATATGGCGGGGGTAAAATAG